In Argopecten irradians isolate NY chromosome 11, Ai_NY, whole genome shotgun sequence, one DNA window encodes the following:
- the LOC138334993 gene encoding uncharacterized protein translates to MPGYELHTIEGRPKTSPSYNRSSNPSRAASSRPYSRGTSQGVISHETSNDVEEEDEDYHVELLEYEWPDLPPLPRLKDAITRQKVSRGISYLLPVDKGKNSINNRYRTDLRAMFQEPYANDDNGYDDNKVKLSAQVHFDTNTVNTKWSKKHFDSIPIKLNSDSEKAKRLYVRSAPARGGRQSGIDPDKMRTRSSLFLPMKKEEHPEAAKLREEVKVILQSVQTDGESEADSQDAMNYQRRKSSVLRPRRGTVTYRDSIAATVNKQPRVVLTAENYKSYEDLKRTKTPKKTIPEPFQSKYLSLNENQQIWEWLHHGEEMSDFQFFLSVCG, encoded by the coding sequence ATGCCGGGTTACGAACTACATACGATTGAAGGTCGACCTAAAACAAGTCCTAGCTATAACAGGTCTAGCAATCCCTCACGTGCTGCGTCCTCCAGGCCATACTCACGCGGAACGTCACAAGGCGTTATTTCACACGAGACGTCGAATGACGTCGAGGAGGAAGATGAAGACTATCATGTCGAACTGTTAGAGTATGAATGGCCAGATTTACCTCCCCTTCCGCGATTAAAGGACGCAATAACGCGTCAAAAGGTCAGTAGAGGGATAAGCTATTTACTTCCTGTGGACAAGGGGAAGAACTCTATAAATAATCGATACCGTACAGACCTGCGGGCGATGTTCCAGGAACCGTACGCTAATGATGACAATGGCTATGATGATAACAAAGTTAAACTCAGTGCTCAAGTTCATTTTGATACAAATACAGTCAACACAAAGTGGTCAAAAAAGCATTTCGATTCCATCCCGATAAAACTGAATTCTGATTCGGAGAAAGCTAAGCGACTGTATGTGCGTTCGGCTCCGGCTCGGGGTGGTCGCCAGTCGGGGATAGATCCCGACAAAATGAGGACACGTTCAAGTTTGTTTCTTCCAATGAAAAAGGAAGAACATCCAGAAGCTGCAAAATTACGTGAGGAGGTCAAAGTGATTCTACAAAGTGTTCAAACAGATGGTGAATCTGAGGCGGATTCGCAGGATGCAATGAACTACCAGCGACGTAAAAGTTCAGTATTACGACCCCGGAGAGGGACAGTGACGTATAGGGATAGTATTGCGGCTACTGTTAACAAACAACCGCGAGTAGTACTCACGGCGGAGAACTATAAATCATACGAGGACCTAAAGAGAACTAAAACGCCAAAGAAAACTATTCCAGAGCCATTCCAATCCAAATATTTAAGTTTAAACGAAAACCAACAGATTTGGGAATGGTTACATCATGGCGAGGAAATGTCGGATTTCCAATTTTTCCTTTCTGTGTGTGGTTAG